The DNA sequence CGACGACATTTTATCTTAGCTCATTTTGACTTTTTTAAAACCGATTTTTAGCGCTATTTCTTTTAATCTATTCATATACTCATCAGTTGGACTACTAGTATCTTTTAGCCTTCCTATGACACCATGGTTCCTAAATTTTATTAGTCTTAAATTAGTACTATTAATTTTCTCCCCAATGCTAGCCTTTATTCCTTTTAATATTTCTTCAGTATCTACTACTTCTTCAATACATACAATTCTTATTTCTTCGAGTTTATCAACATCTGCTAAAAATCTTAAATTCTTTTTTACAATTTTATTGCTTCCACCTGTTAATCTTTTAAATTTTTCTTCATCCCAAGCCTTTACATCAATCATAACGCCATTACTTACTTTCATAAGTCCTGGATATTTAGATAAATCTATGGTTCCATTAGTATCGATTAGACAGGATAATCCTGCCTTTCTTCCTAAAGTAAACAATTCCGTTAAAAATTCAGGATATAAAATACATTCTCCTCCTGAGGCGGTAATTCCTCGGATAAATGGTATGTTCTTCTCTACTTCTTTAAATACTTCTTCCGCTGTCATCCACTTTATTTCTTTAGAAGAAAGTTCTGTATATATTTTTTGCGTTTCAGGATTATGGCAATAAGCACATTTAAGATTACAACCTTGTAAAAATATTGCAGTACGATTCCCTAATCCATCTACTAAGCTATGGGCAATTATTCTTCGAATGGGAGCCTTTATCATACTCCTCTAACCTTTCTATCTTTTAATTTATTGTTTTCATAATTTGAAGTTCCTAAATGGGTAGTATTTTGTAAAACTACCTCACCGTTCTTATATTTCTCCATTTCACTTCTCTTCACAAGGTACCCAGTTATTCTAACCAAATCTCCATTTTCTTCGTAAAAGCTTAAATATTTAACCCCCAGATTAAAAGCTCCTTTAACTATATCCAACATTGCTGAAGGATTATTCCTTGCTGTAATTTCCATAGGGAATATATCGCTGCATCCAGTAGTTATCAGTTTATGGAATCTAGCACTATGTCGAAGATGATCTGATATATTCTCTGGCTCTTCCCCAATAGGAATTCTTACTCCTGCTGTGATCCCTTTATCGTAGTCCATGCCCACCTGCGCATGAATCATAAAACGCCCATCGGTAATAATTGAATATTCTGCTGGGAACGTCTCAACAAAATCGTTTATAGCATGCATAATTCTATCTGCTAAATCATCAGCTTCACCATCTCGTCCATAGCGTTTCCCTTCTTCTTTCATTAGGATATTAGTACAATCTGCCAAACCTACAATCCCAAACATTCCTATGAACCTATCCTTATGGATGAGTCCTTCTTTGACTAAAAAGGAACTTTCGAAAAAACCAGATTCCTCCACTAAGAAACGAATCCTTTCATTCATATAATCTCCCATAGCTTGGAGACATTCAGGTAGTATAGTATCAAAGAAATGATCAATATTTTTTGCAAGCTTAGCCATATTCGGTAACACTAATCTTGAAAGGGTATAAGCTCCTCCTCCGATAGGCAATATATTGTAACAGCTCGCTATCCCATAATCAGTAGGATAGATATCCTCATTCAATTTGTGATTACACATGGCAGGTTTTGCACAGAATAAGCTGGTATATAGAGCTAACTCTGCTATCTCATCAGAAGTAATATCTGGATCATATTTGAAGGTAAGATTTGGTACTGCATTTTGCAATTCCCTTTCTACTTCTAAA is a window from the Tepidimicrobium xylanilyticum genome containing:
- a CDS encoding YjjI family glycine radical enzyme; the encoded protein is MTDMLELVKSRNLTYEQKVLSLAHAAEDTLNVLHISEKTKYYFEQNAIDNLFEGNAPYRPRYILPDYDKFIREGSSFLQIDPPEDLDELLYVLMILYRHVPSITSFPVYLGNLDRMIDPFIEGFSDEDVKKKLKLFLNYIDRTITDSFCHANLGPGDTRAGRLILEVERELQNAVPNLTFKYDPDITSDEIAELALYTSLFCAKPAMCNHKLNEDIYPTDYGIASCYNILPIGGGAYTLSRLVLPNMAKLAKNIDHFFDTILPECLQAMGDYMNERIRFLVEESGFFESSFLVKEGLIHKDRFIGMFGIVGLADCTNILMKEEGKRYGRDGEADDLADRIMHAINDFVETFPAEYSIITDGRFMIHAQVGMDYDKGITAGVRIPIGEEPENISDHLRHSARFHKLITTGCSDIFPMEITARNNPSAMLDIVKGAFNLGVKYLSFYEENGDLVRITGYLVKRSEMEKYKNGEVVLQNTTHLGTSNYENNKLKDRKVRGV
- a CDS encoding radical SAM protein, with translation MIKAPIRRIIAHSLVDGLGNRTAIFLQGCNLKCAYCHNPETQKIYTELSSKEIKWMTAEEVFKEVEKNIPFIRGITASGGECILYPEFLTELFTLGRKAGLSCLIDTNGTIDLSKYPGLMKVSNGVMIDVKAWDEEKFKRLTGGSNKIVKKNLRFLADVDKLEEIRIVCIEEVVDTEEILKGIKASIGEKINSTNLRLIKFRNHGVIGRLKDTSSPTDEYMNRLKEIALKIGFKKVKMS